Proteins co-encoded in one Bacillus infantis NRRL B-14911 genomic window:
- a CDS encoding ABC transporter ATP-binding protein gives MKDAIIVNGLRKEFKAYSSRAGLKGAFRDLFTRNYKIVPAVNDISFQVRQGEMVGYIGENGAGKSTTIKMLTGILEPTSGEVTVNGMNPHRDREKFVQTIGVVFGQRSQLWWDIAVQESFRLLKKVYKVSDEDYASHMDHVIRTLDIGPLLDKPVRKLSLGQRMRCELAAALIHNPPLLFLDEPTIGLDVLVKLKIREFLKEINQKYNTTILLTTHDLSDIEALCERVVMLDEGRIIYDGALQSLKETWAEGKEIRFEFLEQAELGALEELTADLPVEWQRNGEDEAFTAFAEDKEEVISALIARAVSAYKVRDIKIMETSTEEIIRNIYDKGMA, from the coding sequence ATGAAGGATGCCATCATTGTAAATGGCCTGCGCAAGGAATTTAAGGCCTATTCAAGCAGGGCCGGCCTTAAAGGGGCCTTCCGCGATCTGTTTACGCGAAATTATAAGATTGTACCTGCTGTCAACGATATCAGCTTTCAGGTAAGGCAGGGGGAAATGGTAGGCTACATAGGGGAAAACGGAGCGGGAAAGTCGACGACCATCAAGATGCTGACCGGCATCCTGGAGCCGACTTCCGGGGAGGTGACTGTCAACGGGATGAATCCGCACAGGGACCGGGAGAAATTCGTCCAGACGATCGGGGTTGTGTTCGGGCAGAGATCCCAGCTGTGGTGGGATATTGCCGTTCAGGAATCGTTCCGGCTTTTAAAAAAGGTTTATAAAGTTTCTGATGAGGATTATGCCAGCCATATGGACCATGTCATCAGGACGCTGGATATCGGGCCTCTCCTGGATAAGCCCGTGCGCAAGCTCTCGCTTGGACAGAGAATGCGCTGCGAGCTGGCGGCGGCCCTGATCCATAATCCGCCGCTGTTATTTCTTGATGAGCCGACGATTGGCCTAGATGTCCTGGTTAAGCTGAAAATCCGTGAGTTTTTAAAAGAAATCAACCAGAAATACAATACAACCATTCTTTTGACCACCCATGACCTTTCTGACATTGAAGCACTTTGCGAACGGGTTGTCATGCTTGATGAAGGCCGCATCATATACGACGGTGCTTTGCAGAGCCTGAAGGAAACCTGGGCTGAGGGAAAGGAAATACGGTTTGAATTTCTTGAGCAGGCAGAATTGGGAGCCTTGGAAGAGCTTACTGCTGATCTCCCGGTCGAATGGCAAAGGAATGGAGAAGACGAAGCCTTTACGGCCTTTGCGGAGGATAAAGAGGAAGTCATCTCTGCGCTGATTGCAAGGGCAGTCTCGGCCTACAAGGTCAGGGATATTAAAATCATGGAAACGTCAACCGAAGAAATTATCCGCAATATATACGATAAAGGCATGGCTTGA
- a CDS encoding potassium channel family protein yields the protein MVFYLSLILIAFCVLMSLRTLFIPHKIRGKRVSFENFLYLAFIYVTVMIGFGLIYVLMEQNGTQVLRESAGAEGGTFFQRLETGFYFSAVTLFSVGYGDISPIGIGRMIAVLEALIGYTIPAAFVARAVFDRES from the coding sequence TTGGTCTTTTATCTTTCGCTGATATTGATTGCCTTCTGTGTATTGATGAGTCTGCGGACCTTGTTTATCCCCCATAAGATCCGCGGGAAAAGAGTCTCGTTTGAAAACTTTCTGTATCTTGCTTTTATATATGTGACGGTCATGATTGGCTTTGGGCTTATTTACGTTTTAATGGAGCAGAACGGTACCCAGGTTCTCCGGGAAAGCGCGGGAGCAGAAGGGGGAACATTTTTTCAAAGGCTGGAGACAGGTTTCTATTTCAGCGCCGTAACCCTTTTTTCAGTAGGCTATGGCGATATTTCCCCTATAGGGATCGGGAGGATGATCGCCGTCCTTGAGGCATTGATCGGCTACACGATTCCCGCAGCATTTGTAGCGAGGGCCGTATTCGACAGAGAGTCCTGA
- a CDS encoding ABC transporter permease has translation MDKYVEMIRIRFLMMLAYRTNYYTGILIYSINIGAYYFLWTAIYGGKESIEGLSVLQMTTYVAVAWMARAFYFNNIDREMAAEIKEGKVAVELIRPYNYLGMKTMQGLGEGIFRLFFFSVPGMVIVALIFPLEISADPSTWLLFSVSILLSFLINTQLNLLTGITTFFLYNNTGLIRAKRVVIDLFSGLLIPLSFFPVWAQDILKFLPFQGISYIPSMIFTNGFTQGEAINGLLLQGVWVLILIIPIQALWTAAKKQMVIQGG, from the coding sequence ATGGATAAGTATGTAGAAATGATCCGTATCCGTTTTTTGATGATGCTCGCCTACCGGACGAATTATTATACAGGCATTCTGATATACAGCATTAATATTGGCGCTTATTATTTTTTATGGACTGCGATATATGGAGGGAAAGAGAGCATTGAGGGCCTTTCCGTCCTGCAGATGACCACCTATGTAGCTGTTGCCTGGATGGCCAGGGCCTTTTATTTCAATAATATTGACCGGGAAATGGCTGCAGAAATAAAGGAAGGAAAAGTAGCGGTCGAACTGATCAGGCCATACAATTATCTTGGCATGAAGACTATGCAGGGGCTTGGTGAAGGCATTTTCCGTTTGTTCTTTTTCTCTGTTCCCGGCATGGTCATTGTGGCCCTGATCTTCCCGCTTGAAATTTCGGCAGACCCTTCTACCTGGCTGCTGTTTTCAGTGTCCATATTACTCAGCTTCTTGATCAATACCCAATTAAATCTGCTGACAGGGATTACGACTTTTTTCTTATATAATAATACAGGCTTGATCAGGGCCAAGCGCGTTGTGATCGATCTGTTTTCCGGGCTGCTGATCCCTCTTTCCTTTTTCCCTGTGTGGGCTCAGGATATCTTGAAATTCCTTCCCTTCCAGGGCATCAGCTATATTCCAAGCATGATTTTCACCAATGGCTTCACACAGGGGGAAGCCATCAATGGTCTGCTGCTTCAGGGAGTGTGGGTGCTGATCCTTATCATTCCGATACAGGCACTTTGGACCGCGGCGAAAAAGCAGATGGTCATACAAGGAGGGTAA
- the bcp gene encoding thioredoxin-dependent thiol peroxidase gives MQIELGKQAPGFELPDADEKPVKLSDFRGKNVVLYFYPKDMTPGCTTEACDFRDKHEEFQGADAVIIGISPDPAGRHGKFIEKYGLPFILLSDEEHKAAEAYDVWKLKKNFGKEYMGIERSTFIIDKEGNLVKEWRKVKVKGHVEEALAYVQEQLS, from the coding sequence ATGCAGATTGAACTGGGAAAACAGGCTCCGGGGTTTGAACTGCCGGACGCAGATGAAAAGCCGGTAAAGCTGTCAGACTTCCGGGGCAAAAATGTGGTCCTGTATTTCTATCCTAAGGATATGACACCTGGGTGCACGACCGAAGCATGTGACTTCAGGGACAAGCATGAGGAGTTCCAGGGAGCGGACGCTGTAATCATCGGTATAAGCCCGGACCCAGCTGGCAGGCATGGTAAGTTTATTGAGAAATACGGATTGCCTTTTATCCTGCTGTCAGATGAAGAGCATAAAGCCGCTGAAGCATATGATGTATGGAAGCTGAAGAAAAATTTCGGCAAAGAGTATATGGGGATTGAAAGATCCACCTTCATCATTGATAAAGAAGGGAATCTGGTGAAGGAATGGAGGAAGGTAAAGGTTAAGGGCCATGTCGAAGAGGCGCTTGCTTATGTACAGGAGCAGCTTTCCTGA
- a CDS encoding glutamate-1-semialdehyde 2,1-aminomutase: protein MNFSNSERIHEEALKHIVGGVNSPSRSYKAVGGGAPVVMERAQGAYFWDVDGNQYIDYLAAYGPIITGHAHPHITEAIKRAAETGVLYGTPTPHEVKFAKMLKEAMPGMEKVRFVNSGTEAVMTTIRVARAYTGKDKIIKFAGCYHGHSDLVLVAAGSGPSTLGTPDSAGVPKSIAQEVITVPFNDIEPFKEAMRKWGDEIAAVLVEPIVGNFGIVEPKEGFLEQINEIAHAAGSLVIYDEVITAFRFMYGGAQDMLGVQPDLTAMGKIIGGGLPIGAYGGKLEIMEKVAPLGPAYQAGTMAGNPASILSGIACLEVLKQDGVYEYLDRLGQMLEEGILAAAAEHGVQITINRLKGALTIYFTEEKVENYEQAENTDGETFARFFKLMLEQGINLAPSKYEAWFVTIAHTEEDIHATLHAVNHAFSIMGGE from the coding sequence ATGAATTTCTCAAATTCAGAACGCATACATGAAGAAGCACTTAAACATATTGTGGGCGGAGTAAACAGCCCTTCCCGCTCTTATAAAGCCGTTGGCGGCGGCGCTCCCGTTGTGATGGAGCGTGCGCAGGGAGCTTACTTCTGGGATGTTGACGGAAATCAATATATCGATTATCTGGCTGCGTACGGCCCCATCATCACTGGCCATGCACATCCTCATATTACTGAAGCAATCAAAAGAGCAGCAGAAACAGGGGTCCTGTACGGAACACCTACCCCGCACGAAGTTAAATTCGCCAAGATGCTGAAGGAAGCCATGCCGGGCATGGAAAAAGTCCGCTTCGTCAATTCAGGCACTGAGGCCGTCATGACCACGATCCGTGTGGCGCGGGCATACACAGGAAAAGACAAAATCATTAAATTTGCCGGATGCTACCATGGCCATTCCGACCTTGTCCTTGTTGCTGCAGGCTCAGGGCCATCCACACTTGGAACACCTGATTCTGCCGGCGTGCCGAAAAGCATCGCCCAGGAAGTGATCACGGTCCCATTCAATGATATCGAGCCGTTTAAAGAAGCGATGAGAAAATGGGGAGACGAGATCGCAGCAGTGCTGGTCGAGCCGATCGTAGGAAATTTCGGGATTGTTGAACCAAAGGAGGGCTTCCTGGAGCAGATTAACGAAATTGCCCATGCAGCAGGCTCTCTCGTTATATATGATGAAGTCATAACAGCCTTCCGCTTTATGTATGGCGGCGCCCAGGATATGCTTGGCGTTCAGCCTGACCTGACAGCAATGGGCAAAATCATTGGCGGCGGGCTTCCGATCGGTGCTTACGGCGGCAAACTGGAAATCATGGAAAAGGTGGCTCCATTAGGCCCAGCCTATCAGGCAGGAACAATGGCAGGAAACCCGGCTTCCATTCTTTCCGGAATCGCCTGCCTTGAAGTCCTGAAACAGGATGGAGTTTATGAATATCTCGACAGGCTTGGGCAAATGCTTGAAGAAGGAATCCTGGCAGCTGCGGCTGAGCACGGGGTCCAAATTACCATCAATCGCCTGAAAGGCGCACTGACCATCTACTTTACAGAAGAAAAAGTAGAAAACTATGAGCAGGCAGAAAACACAGATGGCGAGACTTTTGCGCGTTTCTTCAAGCTGATGCTGGAGCAGGGGATCAACCTGGCACCTTCCAAGTATGAAGCCTGGTTTGTAACCATTGCCCATACCGAAGAAGATATACACGCAACTCTCCATGCAGTCAATCATGCATTCAGCATAATGGGCGGAGAATAA
- a CDS encoding D-2-hydroxyacid dehydrogenase, with amino-acid sequence MKIVSSLQPEKDLQDKIKNTFPDAAFEFYESMEQAEGALSQAEVFITYGEDLTAAHIESAKKLKWIMVMSAGLELMPLKECEERGILITNARGVHSIPMAEFALGMMLMHEKKAKKLIVNEENEVWDRNIQMGELRGKTMLILGTGAIGSEIARLGKAFGLKTWGINRSGSPVPHIDSLFSLEELDILLPEADFLISVLPSTGETRHLLRMEHFRRMKNSAVFINLGRGDVAGEEILLDVMQKRLISHAYLDVFETEPLEKGHPFWKLDNITVTPHLSSRSAMYLPRSFEIFAHNLHTYIQSGNDYVNKIDPGKGY; translated from the coding sequence TTGAAAATAGTATCTTCTCTGCAGCCGGAAAAGGATCTGCAGGATAAAATTAAGAATACTTTTCCGGATGCGGCTTTTGAATTTTATGAGAGTATGGAGCAGGCTGAAGGGGCATTATCCCAGGCTGAAGTCTTCATTACTTATGGCGAGGATCTGACAGCTGCGCATATTGAGAGTGCCAAAAAGCTGAAATGGATCATGGTAATGTCCGCGGGGCTGGAATTGATGCCGCTTAAGGAATGTGAAGAAAGAGGCATTCTTATTACTAATGCAAGAGGGGTTCACAGCATCCCGATGGCAGAGTTTGCACTTGGGATGATGCTGATGCACGAAAAAAAGGCGAAAAAGCTTATTGTCAATGAAGAGAATGAAGTCTGGGACCGGAATATCCAGATGGGCGAGCTCCGCGGAAAAACCATGCTGATCCTTGGAACCGGCGCAATTGGAAGTGAAATAGCCCGGCTGGGGAAAGCTTTTGGATTGAAAACCTGGGGCATCAACCGCAGCGGTTCGCCTGTGCCACATATTGACAGCCTTTTCAGCCTTGAAGAGTTGGACATACTATTACCGGAGGCTGATTTCCTCATCTCGGTGCTCCCCAGTACAGGAGAGACAAGACATCTGCTCAGGATGGAGCACTTCCGCAGGATGAAGAACAGTGCAGTCTTCATCAACTTGGGCAGGGGGGATGTCGCCGGGGAAGAAATATTGCTGGATGTGATGCAGAAGAGGCTGATTTCACATGCCTATCTGGATGTTTTTGAAACAGAACCGCTGGAGAAGGGGCATCCATTCTGGAAGCTGGACAATATAACCGTCACTCCGCACTTATCAAGCAGATCAGCCATGTACCTGCCAAGATCCTTTGAAATTTTTGCCCATAATCTTCATACATATATACAAAGCGGGAATGACTATGTGAATAAAATTGATCCTGGGAAGGGGTATTAA
- a CDS encoding ABC transporter permease translates to MFYISIFFQYVSQYMKTRLEYRADLAVEVVSDLLFQAVNLIFILVVFGHTSYLSGWNRDEIIFIYGFFLVPYALFSSFFNIWDFNERYIVKGEFDRILTRPVHSLFQIVLERMELESLFGAVTGLVIMFYAGEQLGLSISWYDPFLFILLVLGGVMVYAGIFVLIACISFWADARTSIMPMMYNIGNYGRYPVDIYNGAIRFVLTWILPFAFVGVYPAAYFLGKHEWLAYSFLTPVIGLVFFCLSIIVWNQGVKKYRGAGN, encoded by the coding sequence TTGTTTTATATTTCGATTTTCTTCCAATATGTGTCTCAGTATATGAAAACAAGGCTGGAGTATCGGGCAGATTTGGCGGTTGAGGTTGTATCCGACTTGCTGTTTCAGGCAGTCAATTTGATCTTTATCCTGGTTGTCTTTGGACATACCAGCTATTTGAGCGGCTGGAACAGAGATGAAATTATCTTTATTTATGGCTTCTTTCTTGTTCCGTATGCCCTGTTTTCTTCCTTTTTCAATATTTGGGATTTCAATGAACGATATATCGTAAAAGGCGAGTTTGACAGGATTTTGACCAGACCTGTCCATAGCCTTTTCCAGATTGTCCTGGAAAGGATGGAACTGGAATCTCTGTTTGGAGCCGTGACCGGCCTGGTGATTATGTTTTATGCGGGAGAGCAGCTTGGACTCAGCATAAGCTGGTATGATCCTTTCTTGTTTATCCTGCTTGTGCTCGGCGGTGTGATGGTTTACGCGGGAATCTTCGTCCTGATTGCGTGCATCAGCTTTTGGGCAGACGCGAGAACTTCCATCATGCCGATGATGTACAATATCGGGAATTATGGAAGATATCCGGTAGACATATATAATGGTGCCATCCGTTTTGTGCTTACCTGGATCCTCCCGTTCGCGTTTGTCGGTGTCTATCCGGCGGCCTATTTCCTTGGGAAGCATGAATGGCTGGCCTATTCTTTCCTGACGCCAGTCATCGGTCTGGTATTCTTCTGCCTGTCCATCATCGTCTGGAATCAGGGAGTAAAGAAATACCGTGGTGCGGGGAATTAG